Proteins encoded together in one Mycobacterium simiae window:
- a CDS encoding alpha/beta fold hydrolase yields the protein MPTFTHGSATISYSDTGAPPGRPDAPTVFFGHALLFGGWMFNPQIAALKSQYRCVAIDWRGQGDSPATNDGYDMDTLTDDAIALIESLGVAPVHYVGLSMGGFVGQRIAARRPELIRTLVLLDTSAGPARDAAKYKLLSTIFRLTGIGMLRKPVLPMVFGPTFRADPSNKPVIEGWERALRRSRRSGISKATIAVADRLPMENEIGRIQAPTLVIVGADDVATPPDESQRIVELIPGARLVTIPDSGHSTTLERPDIVTELLRSFLTAAT from the coding sequence ATGCCCACATTCACGCACGGTTCAGCGACTATTTCCTACTCGGACACCGGAGCACCGCCGGGACGCCCTGACGCGCCGACCGTGTTCTTCGGCCATGCCCTGCTGTTCGGAGGCTGGATGTTCAATCCACAGATCGCCGCGCTGAAAAGCCAATACCGCTGTGTAGCAATCGATTGGCGCGGCCAAGGCGACAGTCCTGCCACGAACGACGGCTATGACATGGACACGCTGACCGATGACGCTATCGCCCTGATCGAGTCGCTCGGTGTGGCGCCCGTACACTACGTCGGATTGTCGATGGGGGGATTCGTCGGCCAGCGCATCGCCGCCCGCCGTCCGGAATTGATTCGCACGCTGGTGCTTCTAGACACCAGCGCCGGTCCCGCGCGCGACGCCGCCAAATACAAATTGCTGAGCACAATCTTCCGGTTGACGGGCATTGGGATGCTGCGAAAACCGGTGCTGCCAATGGTATTCGGTCCCACGTTCCGCGCAGATCCTTCAAACAAGCCGGTGATCGAAGGATGGGAGCGGGCGCTGCGCCGTAGTCGACGCTCGGGTATCAGCAAGGCCACCATTGCTGTTGCAGACCGACTGCCGATGGAGAACGAGATTGGACGCATTCAGGCGCCCACGCTGGTCATCGTCGGCGCCGACGATGTCGCTACGCCGCCTGACGAGTCACAACGCATCGTCGAGCTCATCCCGGGGGCCCGCCTGGTGACCATCCCGGACTCCGGCCACTCCACCACGCTCGAGCGGCCGGACATCGTTACCGAACTGCTCCGCAGCTTCCTGACGGCGGCCACCTAG
- a CDS encoding flavin-containing monooxygenase: MPDRLIVIVGAGPAGISAALSLRDKGIRSLLVDRADVVAASWRGRYDGLRLNTGRQFSHLPGRRYPRGTPVYPTRDQVVAHLDRHAREDGIQLLLNTTVDRIDHHGPGWRLTTSNGDLDARIVVVATGYEHTPFIPSWPGIFTGELLHSSSYRNPARYAHKRVLVVGSGSSGMEIAHNLTTSAASKVWLSVRTPPNIMPRRGPAGLPNDVVSVPLFHLPAQMADRIAAVARHRAFGDLEEFGLPVPAEGPFTRAHRLRAAPTVVDPDVINAVRDGSVEVVGAVSELEGAMVALADGARVQPDVMICATGYRPGLHPLVGHLDVLTPEGAPTALAPFPAADGLYFHGLLSRPALLGHVAKQSRKLAKRIAQGCPPPYCLCRPAALAEASRTQQPQYGT, translated from the coding sequence ATGCCTGACCGGTTAATTGTGATTGTCGGCGCCGGCCCGGCCGGCATATCTGCCGCACTAAGCCTCAGAGACAAGGGAATTCGGTCATTACTCGTCGACCGAGCCGACGTGGTGGCGGCGTCGTGGCGCGGTCGGTACGACGGGCTCAGGCTCAACACCGGTCGACAGTTCTCCCACCTGCCCGGGCGGCGCTACCCGAGAGGCACTCCGGTCTATCCGACTCGTGACCAAGTTGTCGCTCACCTTGACCGGCATGCTCGCGAGGATGGTATCCAGCTCCTGCTCAATACCACGGTTGACCGCATCGACCACCATGGCCCGGGCTGGCGATTGACGACGTCGAACGGGGACCTTGACGCCCGAATCGTAGTGGTCGCCACCGGTTACGAGCACACTCCGTTTATCCCGAGCTGGCCGGGCATCTTCACCGGCGAGTTGCTACATTCCAGCAGCTATCGAAACCCGGCGCGATACGCGCACAAGCGCGTGCTGGTCGTCGGCTCCGGCTCGTCCGGTATGGAAATTGCCCATAACCTCACCACGAGCGCAGCAAGCAAAGTGTGGCTATCGGTGCGAACGCCGCCAAACATCATGCCGCGCAGAGGCCCTGCCGGACTGCCCAATGACGTCGTATCAGTCCCATTGTTTCACCTGCCCGCGCAGATGGCCGACCGGATCGCTGCCGTCGCCCGCCACCGAGCGTTCGGCGACCTCGAGGAATTCGGTCTGCCCGTTCCCGCTGAGGGCCCGTTCACAAGAGCCCACCGGCTGCGGGCCGCACCCACCGTCGTTGACCCCGACGTCATCAACGCGGTGCGCGACGGGTCCGTCGAGGTCGTCGGAGCGGTCAGCGAACTCGAGGGCGCCATGGTGGCGCTGGCCGACGGTGCACGGGTGCAGCCGGACGTGATGATCTGCGCCACTGGATATCGCCCCGGCCTGCATCCGTTGGTCGGACACTTGGACGTGCTCACGCCCGAAGGCGCACCCACCGCGCTGGCACCGTTCCCCGCTGCCGACGGCCTCTACTTCCATGGTCTGCTCAGCCGCCCCGCGCTGCTTGGCCATGTAGCCAAACAATCCCGAAAGCTGGCCAAGCGCATCGCGCAGGGCTGCCCGCCGCCGTACTGCCTGTGCCGGCCCGCCGCACTGGCCGAGGCATCGCGCACCCAACAACCGCAATACGGCACCTAA
- a CDS encoding helix-turn-helix domain-containing protein, translating to MDQAELDRLTDRKAGCRRAGAQRGSVRNDGRGVIESAFELLDHVSALEPVRLLDLANASGIPRETVRRLLQQLIAVGAVSRDGTRYRLGASLLGLGSRVSPERRLRVAARRPIAELATATGAAVQLSALIGGDAVYLDAVEGRSPLGFLVEPGTRVPPECASSRAFKALGAATPIVDAGGVIAGVSCVAVAIPLGDNAAAAVSALVAGPHPPFGLLAATKATGARIAGLLRAP from the coding sequence GTGGACCAAGCCGAGTTGGATCGATTGACCGACCGTAAGGCCGGCTGCAGGCGTGCGGGCGCGCAGCGCGGCTCGGTTCGCAACGACGGTCGCGGAGTCATCGAGAGCGCGTTTGAGCTGCTAGATCACGTGAGTGCGTTGGAGCCCGTACGGCTGCTGGACTTGGCGAACGCCAGCGGGATCCCGCGGGAGACGGTGCGTCGACTACTGCAGCAGTTGATCGCCGTTGGGGCGGTCAGCCGCGACGGTACCCGCTATCGGCTCGGCGCGAGCCTGCTGGGGTTGGGTTCACGGGTAAGCCCGGAGCGTCGACTGCGGGTGGCCGCCCGCCGGCCGATCGCCGAACTCGCTACCGCCACCGGAGCCGCGGTGCAGTTGTCTGCACTGATCGGCGGTGATGCGGTTTATCTGGACGCCGTGGAGGGTCGAAGTCCACTGGGATTCCTCGTTGAACCCGGAACGCGGGTACCGCCGGAATGTGCTTCCTCGCGTGCCTTTAAGGCGTTGGGCGCCGCGACACCGATCGTGGACGCCGGTGGGGTGATCGCAGGCGTGAGTTGTGTCGCGGTAGCGATTCCACTGGGGGACAATGCGGCGGCAGCGGTTTCGGCTCTTGTCGCTGGGCCGCATCCTCCGTTTGGGCTGTTGGCTGCCACCAAAGCTACCGGTGCCCGCATCGCGGGCCTCCTTCGCGCACCGTGA
- a CDS encoding GMC family oxidoreductase, which yields MHFASTVADYVVVGAGSAGSVVVRRLLEADRSVHVIEAGPPDTDPAIHSLQGWPKLLGGPQDWGIFTTPQRHANNRRLFWPRGKVLGGSSSLNGMIYIRGHASDYEGWAQTTGDPNWGWDKVLPLFKRSEAHQLGGDEYHGAFGPLPVSTISDPHPLSEAFVEGALALGHKWIDDFNAEEMVGVGYNHITALRGERMSAWKSFVAPMQAHPRLTVTTKALVHRVLLSKGQAVGVEYSQGNQPLQRAYARAEVVLSAGVLGSPQILLLSGIGPSAHLQSVGITTIVDLPAVGNNLHDHLLVSNVYAAKESVAVGANNLLEAQLYARSSGWQGAAPNLQPLFIHIPYAADASPVPEHGYAIAAGLVAPKARGTLRLASADPSDPPLADPNVLADPTDLEAMVDAVEICRDIGAAAAFTPWRKAEVTPGPAAATRNALRVFVRRAVGTYHHQVGTCKMGAADDPNAVVQPDLRVRGVEGLRVADASIMPAITSGNTNAPAIMIGEHAADLLLHR from the coding sequence ATGCATTTCGCGTCCACGGTGGCGGATTATGTCGTGGTAGGTGCGGGGTCGGCCGGGAGTGTGGTTGTCCGCAGGCTGCTCGAGGCTGACCGCAGTGTGCACGTCATCGAGGCTGGCCCGCCAGATACCGACCCCGCGATCCACTCATTGCAGGGCTGGCCGAAGTTACTGGGCGGCCCGCAGGACTGGGGCATCTTCACCACGCCGCAGCGACATGCCAACAACCGCAGGCTGTTTTGGCCTCGGGGCAAAGTCCTGGGCGGAAGCAGTTCATTGAACGGGATGATCTACATACGTGGACATGCCAGCGATTACGAGGGTTGGGCGCAAACTACCGGCGATCCCAATTGGGGCTGGGACAAGGTGTTGCCATTGTTCAAGCGCTCGGAGGCACACCAACTGGGCGGCGACGAATACCACGGTGCTTTTGGACCGCTACCGGTCTCCACCATCTCTGACCCGCACCCACTCTCCGAAGCATTCGTCGAGGGGGCATTAGCCCTCGGCCACAAATGGATCGACGATTTCAATGCCGAGGAGATGGTCGGTGTCGGATACAACCACATCACTGCGTTGCGCGGCGAGCGAATGAGTGCGTGGAAGAGCTTCGTCGCGCCGATGCAGGCTCATCCTCGGTTGACGGTGACCACTAAGGCCCTCGTTCATCGGGTGCTCCTGAGCAAGGGTCAAGCCGTGGGGGTGGAGTACTCGCAAGGAAACCAACCCCTCCAGCGTGCGTACGCCCGCGCGGAGGTGGTGCTCAGCGCAGGTGTTTTGGGCTCACCACAAATACTGCTACTCAGCGGGATCGGACCGAGTGCCCATCTGCAATCGGTCGGTATTACCACGATCGTGGACCTCCCTGCAGTCGGAAATAATCTGCACGATCATCTGTTGGTTAGCAACGTCTATGCGGCCAAAGAGTCGGTGGCGGTCGGTGCTAACAACCTGCTCGAAGCACAGCTGTACGCGCGCAGCAGCGGGTGGCAAGGAGCAGCACCGAACCTGCAGCCGCTGTTCATACACATTCCCTACGCCGCGGACGCGAGCCCCGTCCCCGAGCATGGATATGCGATCGCCGCGGGGTTGGTGGCGCCGAAAGCGCGCGGAACGCTGCGGCTGGCTTCCGCCGACCCAAGCGACCCGCCGCTGGCAGATCCCAATGTTTTGGCCGACCCCACCGATCTCGAAGCGATGGTCGATGCGGTCGAAATCTGTCGTGACATCGGAGCGGCAGCGGCATTCACGCCGTGGCGCAAGGCCGAAGTCACTCCAGGACCCGCGGCTGCGACTCGCAACGCCTTACGCGTCTTCGTCCGCCGGGCGGTGGGCACGTACCACCATCAGGTCGGCACCTGCAAGATGGGAGCAGCCGATGACCCGAATGCCGTTGTCCAGCCGGACCTTCGAGTCCGCGGCGTGGAGGGTTTGCGAGTCGCAGACGCTTCGATCATGCCGGCGATCACCAGCGGCAATACCAACGCACCCGCCATCATGATCGGTGAGCACGCAGCTGATCTGCTGCTGCATAGGTAA
- a CDS encoding FAD-binding oxidoreductase — protein MSTTGVTTAAANDLASRIKATQVRVPDAAPSIWNAAVQHLPALIVQAESPRDVREAIRVACDHELPLSVLGGGHDWAGRAVRDGGLVIDMSGLRSAAVDPGTRVATVGGGLVASELIDAVARYGLVAATGNCGGVGMIGLTLGGGYGPLNGRFGLALDNLLSAEVVLADGRIVTADATREPELFWALRGGGGNFGVVTSMRVRLHPLDRLIGGMIMFPWAQAATVWRGLAELLSTAPDELTVQSGLMSGPDGNLAVYLQPAWSGDLRRGEAAADLLATLGTPLTTQVGPISYREVLGLFDAGCVPGLRWAFHTRTVAGYTPDVIDALVEAARTVTSPRSLISIHHCHGASTRVATDQTAFANRHPHFVVEIGACWAVGDGSTHRAWAAALSEALAPHAFPGGYANLLGPGDHDQIENAYGDNATRLIAAKNHYDPDGLFTAIPLPNSG, from the coding sequence GTGAGTACAACCGGTGTGACAACCGCGGCAGCGAACGACCTGGCTAGCCGGATCAAGGCTACTCAGGTGCGTGTGCCCGACGCTGCGCCGTCGATCTGGAACGCGGCGGTGCAACATCTTCCGGCGCTGATCGTGCAGGCCGAGTCACCACGCGACGTACGCGAAGCAATCCGCGTGGCGTGCGACCACGAGCTACCGCTCTCGGTGCTCGGCGGCGGCCACGACTGGGCGGGCCGCGCCGTGCGCGACGGCGGTCTGGTGATCGACATGTCCGGGCTGCGAAGTGCCGCCGTCGATCCCGGGACGCGGGTCGCAACAGTCGGCGGCGGGCTCGTAGCGAGCGAACTGATCGACGCGGTCGCGCGGTACGGGTTGGTTGCCGCCACCGGCAACTGCGGTGGTGTTGGCATGATCGGTCTGACACTCGGCGGCGGCTACGGACCACTCAACGGGAGGTTCGGCCTTGCCTTGGACAACCTGCTCAGCGCCGAGGTTGTGTTGGCAGATGGCCGAATCGTCACAGCCGACGCGACTCGGGAGCCAGAGTTGTTCTGGGCACTGCGTGGTGGTGGCGGCAACTTTGGAGTGGTCACTTCGATGCGTGTGCGGCTGCATCCGTTGGATCGGTTGATCGGCGGAATGATCATGTTTCCGTGGGCGCAGGCCGCGACCGTATGGCGCGGGCTAGCTGAGCTGTTGTCAACAGCACCGGACGAGCTGACGGTGCAGAGCGGACTGATGTCCGGGCCGGACGGCAATCTGGCAGTTTATCTTCAGCCAGCCTGGAGCGGCGATCTTCGTCGCGGCGAAGCGGCCGCCGATCTGCTCGCAACGCTCGGGACGCCCTTGACCACACAGGTTGGGCCCATTTCCTACCGGGAAGTGCTGGGCCTGTTCGACGCGGGCTGTGTCCCTGGACTGCGCTGGGCGTTTCACACTCGCACGGTCGCGGGGTACACACCCGACGTCATCGATGCGCTGGTCGAGGCCGCACGCACGGTGACCTCGCCGCGGAGCCTGATTTCCATCCACCACTGTCACGGCGCATCGACCCGCGTGGCCACCGATCAGACCGCGTTCGCGAACCGCCACCCGCATTTCGTCGTCGAGATCGGCGCCTGCTGGGCGGTCGGCGACGGCAGCACTCACCGGGCCTGGGCAGCGGCATTGTCGGAAGCGCTTGCGCCGCATGCGTTCCCCGGCGGATACGCCAATCTGCTGGGGCCTGGCGACCATGATCAGATCGAGAACGCCTACGGCGACAACGCCACACGACTCATCGCCGCCAAAAATCACTACGACCCGGACGGGCTGTTCACCGCCATCCCGCTGCCCAACTCCGGTTAG
- a CDS encoding VOC family protein, giving the protein MSYIVDSHHVTMSVNGAQEDVDFHVKLLGLRLIKRTVLFDGNIPIYHLYYSNADGDPSAVLTTFPFAQAGVYGRRGTNQAREVLLAVPAGSLNYWSARLRQRAADVRDATVFDRRRVLFRHPCGIEYQLVEVDDDPRRGYSGSDVPEEYAIHGIYGVGIHVTGPDTAVEFAASHLGAQAGLTERDRFALQAGKFGLGGAVELVVNRADEPGTWIYGAGTIHHFAWNADTLENQDELKAEIEAAGYTDISEVRDRKYFKSVYVRSPGGALFELAVTHREGGWDCDESPRELGQRFQLPDKFEARREEIIGRLEPIRP; this is encoded by the coding sequence ATGTCCTACATTGTCGATAGTCATCACGTCACCATGTCGGTGAACGGGGCCCAGGAAGACGTCGACTTCCACGTCAAGTTGCTCGGATTGCGACTGATCAAGCGCACGGTGCTGTTCGACGGGAATATCCCGATTTATCACCTGTATTACAGCAACGCCGACGGTGACCCGAGCGCGGTGCTCACCACCTTTCCCTTCGCCCAGGCCGGCGTCTACGGCCGACGCGGCACCAACCAAGCGCGGGAAGTGTTGCTCGCCGTTCCGGCAGGGTCACTGAACTACTGGTCCGCCAGGTTGCGGCAGCGGGCCGCCGACGTCCGCGACGCGACCGTATTCGATCGGCGTCGTGTGCTCTTCCGGCATCCGTGCGGCATCGAGTACCAGCTGGTCGAGGTCGATGACGACCCACGTCGTGGTTACAGCGGCAGCGACGTACCCGAGGAGTACGCCATCCATGGCATCTACGGCGTCGGCATCCACGTGACGGGGCCCGACACCGCCGTCGAATTCGCGGCCAGCCACCTCGGCGCTCAGGCAGGCCTGACGGAACGTGATCGGTTCGCGCTGCAAGCCGGCAAGTTCGGCCTCGGCGGCGCAGTCGAACTTGTTGTCAACCGCGCCGACGAGCCGGGCACGTGGATCTACGGCGCCGGAACTATCCACCACTTTGCCTGGAACGCAGACACTCTCGAAAACCAGGATGAACTGAAAGCCGAGATCGAGGCGGCGGGTTATACAGATATCTCCGAAGTCCGCGACCGCAAGTACTTCAAGTCGGTCTACGTCAGATCGCCCGGCGGTGCCCTTTTCGAGCTGGCTGTGACACACCGCGAGGGTGGCTGGGACTGCGATGAGTCACCGCGGGAACTCGGCCAGCGATTCCAGCTGCCGGACAAGTTCGAGGCGCGCCGCGAGGAAATTATCGGCCGCCTCGAGCCAATCAGGCCGTGA
- a CDS encoding putative alpha/beta hydrolase produces MQLRYISVPALIAEAGGDPWAINQSLQVGRPAQIADLAEAFHAAGRYTAESSAAFAEARRRFEASWNHEDGVHPINDAAEVQRVTKALGAQSSLLPKIGVDLENIAAALAQAQRTGTVLISTLEAQLQQLDDEIGLAVTAEKDANLTARERKLLDTHITELEDEAIEDTKSALGQVESVRDGYSDYLDKALATLRTEGYDPGILQATDARPQIPHPDTSPEEVHKWWTSLTPEERQQLIAEHPDQVGNLNGVPVSARNNANLAVMTQDLNRVRDAAGRFGVSPDDVMRDPAKYGLSASDITRYQNADQTKQGLDHDADHGHNPVFLFAYDPLAFGGKGRAAIAIGNPDLAKNTAVIVPGTSSSVKGGWLHEGHNDALNLYGQANAADPRNPTAVIAWMGYDAPNDFDDVQRISTPALARTGGQALAQDVNGLWATHLGGGQHVTVLGHSYGSTTVADAFALGHMHANDAVLIGCPGTDLATNAASFHLDGGHVYVGDASTDPVGMLGQLNGLSHYLNRDNIGGQVLGLAPGLGTDPAADGFGSVRFRAEVPGADGINPHDHSYYYHPGSEALYSMADIASGHGDALESDGMTAEHRYQPGKVDIPGLGPVGIGIPGTPAVVDPEWGRPPESVTDDHVFDDQHHH; encoded by the coding sequence GTGCAGCTGCGATACATAAGCGTCCCGGCGCTGATCGCTGAAGCCGGTGGCGATCCGTGGGCAATCAACCAGAGCCTTCAGGTTGGTCGTCCGGCGCAGATCGCCGATCTGGCGGAGGCGTTTCACGCCGCCGGCCGATACACGGCCGAGTCCAGTGCCGCGTTCGCCGAAGCGCGCCGCCGGTTCGAGGCGTCGTGGAATCACGAAGACGGCGTGCATCCGATCAATGACGCTGCCGAGGTGCAGCGGGTGACCAAGGCATTGGGCGCGCAATCCTCGCTGTTGCCCAAAATTGGAGTGGATCTGGAAAACATCGCGGCCGCCCTGGCCCAGGCGCAGCGAACCGGCACGGTGCTGATCTCGACGCTGGAAGCACAGCTGCAGCAGCTCGACGATGAAATCGGTCTGGCGGTGACTGCCGAGAAAGACGCAAACCTCACCGCCCGCGAACGAAAACTACTGGATACGCACATCACCGAGCTCGAAGACGAAGCCATCGAGGACACGAAATCGGCTCTGGGGCAGGTCGAGTCGGTACGCGATGGGTATTCCGATTACCTGGACAAGGCCCTCGCCACGCTGCGAACCGAGGGGTACGACCCGGGAATTCTGCAAGCGACCGATGCAAGACCGCAGATTCCGCACCCGGATACCAGTCCCGAGGAGGTGCACAAGTGGTGGACGTCTTTGACACCCGAGGAACGCCAGCAGCTCATCGCCGAGCACCCCGATCAGGTCGGTAATCTCAACGGCGTCCCGGTCTCGGCACGTAACAACGCCAATCTCGCGGTGATGACGCAGGACCTCAACCGGGTCCGCGATGCCGCCGGCCGCTTTGGCGTATCCCCGGACGACGTGATGCGCGACCCGGCGAAATACGGTCTGTCGGCCAGCGATATCACCCGCTACCAGAACGCCGACCAGACTAAGCAAGGTCTCGACCACGACGCCGATCATGGCCACAACCCGGTGTTCCTGTTCGCCTACGACCCGCTGGCCTTCGGGGGCAAGGGGCGTGCCGCGATCGCGATCGGAAATCCCGACCTGGCGAAGAACACCGCGGTGATCGTGCCGGGCACCAGCAGCAGCGTGAAAGGCGGCTGGCTGCACGAGGGCCACAACGACGCGCTCAATCTCTACGGCCAGGCCAACGCGGCCGACCCCCGAAATCCCACGGCGGTGATCGCGTGGATGGGCTACGACGCACCGAATGATTTCGACGACGTCCAGCGCATTTCCACGCCGGCACTGGCCCGCACGGGTGGTCAGGCTTTGGCGCAGGATGTCAACGGCCTGTGGGCCACCCACCTCGGTGGTGGCCAGCACGTCACCGTGTTGGGTCACTCGTACGGTTCGACCACCGTCGCCGACGCGTTCGCTTTGGGACATATGCATGCCAACGACGCGGTGCTCATCGGTTGCCCAGGAACCGATCTCGCTACCAACGCCGCAAGTTTTCATCTGGACGGCGGGCACGTGTACGTCGGAGACGCCTCGACGGATCCGGTGGGCATGCTCGGTCAGCTCAATGGCCTCAGCCATTACCTGAACCGGGACAACATTGGCGGTCAGGTGCTCGGCTTGGCCCCGGGGCTGGGCACCGACCCGGCCGCGGACGGCTTCGGGTCGGTGCGGTTCCGCGCGGAGGTGCCGGGTGCCGACGGCATCAACCCGCACGACCATTCGTACTACTACCACCCGGGTAGCGAGGCGTTGTACAGCATGGCCGACATCGCCTCGGGCCATGGCGACGCGCTGGAATCCGACGGCATGACGGCCGAGCATCGGTACCAGCCGGGCAAGGTCGACATCCCTGGCCTCGGTCCGGTCGGCATCGGCATACCCGGCACACCCGCCGTCGTCGACCCGGAGTGGGGCCGCCCGCCAGAATCTGTTACCGATGATCATGTCTTCGATGACCAACACCATCACTGA
- a CDS encoding zinc ribbon domain-containing protein, translating to MAEARSLADCPGCGDAARRVFGSPALRALDTDVRRAHNASERSAEAPQVVSSVPGRSRRATPITSDPRHARLPRP from the coding sequence ATGGCCGAGGCGCGGTCGCTGGCGGACTGCCCCGGTTGCGGCGATGCCGCCCGCAGGGTGTTCGGGTCGCCTGCATTGCGTGCGCTCGACACGGACGTACGCCGGGCACACAACGCCAGCGAGAGAAGCGCCGAGGCCCCGCAGGTCGTTTCGTCGGTGCCTGGGCGTTCGCGGCGCGCCACCCCTATCACGTCCGACCCGCGACACGCCCGTCTGCCCCGTCCCTGA
- the fmdA gene encoding formamidase, which yields MPDVVFSVDQARSMRDQAVPGHNRWHPDIPPAANVRPGQHVRIECREWTDGQIGNNDSANDVRDVDLTHAHMLSGPLYVEGAEPGDLLIVDILDLGPVPQEVGDVPGQGWGYTGIFAKANGGGFLTDHFPDAYKAIWDFAGQKCTSRHIPGVEFTGITHPGLFGTAPSPELLGRWNARERALIDTDPTRVPPLALPPLEENTLGGTATGEALAAIARDGARTVPARENGGNHDIKNFTRGSRVFYPVHVPGALFSGGDLHFSQGDGEITFCGAIEMGGFIDFHIDLIKGGMETYGVTTNPILMPGNVEPRYSEFLTFIGIGVDHGTDTQLYNDATVAYRNACLNAVAYLQKFGYSGAQAYLLLGAAPIEGRVSGVVDIPNACCSLYLPTAIFDFDIRPTASGPVRADRGSCAVSS from the coding sequence ATGCCCGACGTCGTCTTCTCGGTTGACCAGGCACGCTCGATGCGCGACCAGGCGGTGCCCGGTCACAACCGGTGGCACCCCGATATCCCGCCAGCGGCCAATGTCCGCCCCGGACAACACGTTCGAATCGAATGCCGGGAATGGACGGACGGTCAGATCGGCAACAACGACTCCGCCAACGACGTGCGCGACGTCGACCTGACGCATGCGCACATGCTGTCCGGGCCGCTCTACGTCGAGGGTGCCGAACCCGGAGATCTACTGATCGTCGACATCCTCGACCTCGGCCCAGTGCCGCAGGAGGTCGGCGACGTTCCCGGTCAGGGCTGGGGCTACACCGGCATCTTCGCGAAGGCCAACGGAGGCGGGTTCCTCACCGACCACTTCCCCGATGCGTACAAAGCCATTTGGGATTTCGCGGGCCAGAAGTGCACCTCGCGGCACATCCCCGGAGTGGAGTTCACGGGGATCACCCACCCGGGGCTGTTCGGCACGGCGCCGTCGCCTGAGCTGCTGGGTAGGTGGAATGCCCGCGAGCGGGCGCTGATCGACACCGATCCGACCCGGGTGCCGCCGTTGGCACTGCCGCCGCTAGAAGAAAACACGTTGGGTGGCACCGCAACTGGCGAAGCACTGGCCGCGATCGCCCGGGATGGCGCACGCACCGTGCCCGCCCGGGAGAACGGCGGCAATCACGACATCAAGAATTTCACCCGCGGCTCGCGGGTGTTCTATCCGGTTCACGTGCCGGGCGCCTTATTCTCCGGCGGCGACCTGCATTTCAGCCAAGGCGACGGCGAGATCACCTTCTGCGGCGCCATCGAGATGGGCGGCTTCATCGACTTCCACATCGACCTGATCAAGGGCGGAATGGAAACGTATGGGGTGACGACGAATCCGATTCTGATGCCGGGCAACGTCGAACCGCGCTATTCGGAGTTCCTGACTTTCATCGGCATCGGCGTTGACCACGGCACCGATACGCAGTTGTACAACGACGCGACGGTGGCGTATCGCAACGCGTGCCTGAATGCGGTCGCATACCTGCAGAAGTTCGGCTACTCGGGCGCGCAGGCGTACTTGTTGCTCGGCGCGGCACCGATCGAGGGCCGGGTCAGTGGTGTTGTCGACATCCCGAACGCCTGCTGCTCGTTGTATTTGCCCACTGCCATCTTCGATTTCGACATCCGGCCGACGGCGAGTGGTCCGGTGCGAGCAGATCGCGGCAGCTGTGCCGTGTCGTCCTGA